One stretch of Excalfactoria chinensis isolate bCotChi1 chromosome 2, bCotChi1.hap2, whole genome shotgun sequence DNA includes these proteins:
- the LOC140249180 gene encoding uncharacterized protein, whose protein sequence is MVEFSILGGAWRQNSKTATLDFRRADSDLFRRLIGAVPWRSVLANKGVQDGWSLLKKEVLKAQERVVPLSRKMSRWRRRPAWMNRELFLRLREKKGIYRLWKEGRATQNDYKEAVKMSSAGKQTEPPVILEEAVRELLLQLDCHKSMGPDEIHPRVLKELAEVIAEPLSVIFQCSLLTACVFCGQVDADSGILGRKKWMVGFYVHEFCAAFTNGLCGRNRGNSRMMFLVKDLGCTVREAEQRLCFVCGSSRASITCAEPGCERSFHLPCAYEGQCVTQYFGEFRAFCWEHRPQQAAQAAPEPDTTCIICMEPVGDSRSYGTMVCPACQQAWFHRACIQRMALCSERRSFQCPNCRDAKAFHRDLLTVGIRIPERMPTRDDTNAYAALAVWHRRCVASDCLYPHGRARSGEGPWELLLCSSCAARGTHRRCAYLSDSTTGWECNACAGEGTASSTGSGLAGLDTTSQQELQTSQSSVTPESGSSDTTSQAPSEPANRSSVPESSSLSSQRRPEWRRLCWRLHRMDDSCQESQGCCGSTHNAALRASQGTSRSSRHCPALGYNLRCRQGQRARTRSRSPLQRRAPASPSRPQRHRGSRQRASPGAQSCTRSYATPAAPGSSRASTTAHGSPSRHPGRARTRSRSPLRRRAAETDSQPRRRRTSRARRRGPAQGRSRSREPRRDQRITSRPC, encoded by the exons TTCTAGGTGGAGCCTGGaggcagaacagcaaaactgccACCTTAGACTTCCGGAGGGCAGACTCTGATTTGTTCAGAAGACTAATAGGGGCAGTCCCCTGGCGTTCAGTCTTAGCGAACAAAGGGGTCCAAGATGGCTGGTCGCTCTtgaagaaggaagtcttaaaggcGCAGGAGCGGGTGGTCCCCCTGAGCCGCAAAATGAGCCGGTGGAGAAGAAGACCGGcgtggatgaatagggagctgtTCTTAAGGTTGCgggagaaaaagggaatttaccgcctgtggaaggagggaagagcaACTCAGAATGACTACAAAGAGGCTGTTAAGATGT CCTCGGCTGGGAAGCAGACTGAACCCCCTGTGATTCTTGAAGAAGCGGTCAGGGAATTactgctccaactggactgccacaagtccatgggtcCGGATGAGATTCACCCGAgagtgctgaaggaactggcgGAGGTGATCGCTGAGCCGCTTTCCGTTATCTTTCAGTGCTCCTTGTTAAcgg catgtgTGTTCTGTGGCCAAGTGGATGCGGACTCGGGCATCCTTGGCCGCAAAAAATGGATGGTTGGATTTTATGTCCATGAGTTTTGTGCG GCATTTACCAACGGTCTTTGTGGTCGCAACCGAGGTAACAGCAGGATGATGTTCCTCGTAAAAGACCTGGGATGCACAGtgagggaggcagagcagagg ctctgcttcgtcTGTGGCAGTTCGAGGGCCAGCATCACCTGCGCAGAGCCGGGATGTGAGCGGAGCTTCCATCTCCCCTGCGCCTACGAGGGTCAATGCGTCACCCAGTACTTCGGGGAGTTCAG ggccttctgctgggagcaccgccCGCAGCAGGCAGCGCAGGCAGCACCGGAGCCGGACACGACCTGCATTATCTGCATGGAGCCCGTAGGGGACAGCAGGTCGTAcggcaccatggtgtgcccagcctgccaacaagcctggttccaccgggcctgcatccag agaatggccCTGTGCTCCGAGCGGCGCAGCTTCCAGTGTCCCAACTGCAGAGATGCAAAGGCATTCCATCGCGACTTGCTGACTGTGGGGATCCGAATCCCAGAGAG AATGCCGACACGGGACGACACCAACGCCTATGCAGCACTGGCAGTTTGGCACCGACGCTGCGTGGCCAGCGACTGCCTTTACCCTCATGGCAGAGCGCggtcaggagaggg AccttgggagctgctcctctgcagctcctgtgctgcacgagGCACCCACCGCCGCTGTGCCTACCTGAGTGATAGCACAACCGGATGGGAGTGCAAcgcctgtgctggagagggcaccg cctccagcaccggctcaggtcttgctggcctcgacaccaccagccagcaggagctgcagacatCTCAAAGCTCTGTGACACCAGAGAGCGGCAGCTCCGACACCACCAGCCAGGCACCATCTGAGCCAGCTAACCGCTCCagtgtgcctgagagcagcagcctgtCCAGCCAGCGCAGGCCAGAATGGAGGAGACTCTGCTGGCGTTTACATCGTATGGACGACTCATGTCAGGAGTCGCAAGGGTGCTGTGGGAGCACCCACAATGCTGCCCTGAGAGCCAGCCAGGGGACATCTCGGTCCTCGAGGCACTGCCCTGCGCTGGGCTACAACCTCAGGTGCAGACAGGGACAGCGGGCCCGGACAAGAAGCCGCTCTCCATTGCAGCGCCGGGCCCCAGCATCTCCGAGCCGGCCCCAGAGACACCGAgggagcaggcagagagcaagcccaggtgctcagagctgcacccgcaGCTACGCCACACCGGCAGCACCggggtcctccagggcttccACAACAGCCCACGGAAGCCCTTCCAGACATCCAGGGCGGGCCCGGACTCGAAGCCGCTCGCCTCTCCGTCGGCGGGCTGCGGAGACCGACAGCCAGCCCCGAAGACGCCGCACGAGCCGGGCCAGGCggcgagggccagcccaggggcggAGCCGCTCCCGCGAACCACGTCGGGACCAGCGCATCACCAGCCGGCCCTGCTGA